The Gemmatimonas aurantiaca T-27 DNA segment AGCGTCTTGAGGTCCGTCAGCGACATCGAGTCACTGGTGATGACGTACTGGTACAGCTCTCCCATTGGCGTCGACACCGGCCCCAACGCGGGCTCAATGCCTACCGGCAGCGCGCCCTTGGCATCGCCGAGTCGCTGTTGCACCAGTTGACGCGCAAAGTACACATCCATGTCGTCGGGGAACGGCACGGTGATCAACGACAGGCCGAATTTGGACACCGACCGCACGCGCTCGGCGCCCGGCACACCCATCAGCGTGGATTCGATGGGATAGGTCACCAACCGCTCCACTTCTTCGGGCGCCATGCCCGGCGCCATCGTGATGACTTCCACGCGCGTGCCGGTGAGATCGGGGAACGCATCGAACGGAATGCGCTGCAGGGCATATAGACCAGCAGCCATCAACGCCAGCGTCAGCGCCACCACGATCCCGCGGCGGTGCAGCGCAAAGTGAACCAATGCGCGCATGGTCAGTCTCCCAATCCGCCGCGACGCCGCATGAGCTCCGCCTTGGCAATCGCCGCACCACGCACCACGACCAGCGCGCCGCTGGACACGCCATGGATCACCTCTGCACGGTCGACGCTGCGCCGTCCCACCTGCACCGTGGCAGCGCGCAACACCAGATCGACGCCGCGGTACTCCGCCACAAAAACCACCATCTCGCTACCGATCGCCTGAATGGCGCCAATGGGCACGACCAATGCTGGTTTCGTCCCCTGACCCAACACCTGCGCCTGCACGAACGACTCCGCCCGGGCCGGCGAGACAGCTTCCGGCCGGGCCACGACTTCCACGGTGCGGGTCAGGGTGTCGATGGTTGGAGCGATGCGCGTCACCCGTGCGGTGTGTGTCACCGACGGCGCATCGGAGAGTGCATACCGCACTACACTCCCCACATCGATGCCGGTGGCCGCGTTCTCGGCCAGATGCAACTGCAGTTGCAGGCGACGTGGATCGCCCACTGTCACGAGTGGCATGCCGGGCAACACCACACTCCCGGGCTGGGCGATCCGCTCGGTCACCACACCACTGATCGGTGTGCGAATGAGCACATCATGTTCATCGGCGCCGGTGGGGAGGGGGCCTGTTCCGGCCAGATGTTCCACCAGGGCTGCGGCGCGATCCCGTTCCGCCGTCGCTTCATCGTACCCGGCGCGAGCCACCCGCTCGGCCACTGCAGCCCGTTCGAGCTCGGCGCGTGAGAGGGCTCGCGCATCGAACAGCCGCTGGGCGCGCGCAGCCGAGGTATTGGCCAGGTCACGCTCCGCGATGGCCGCATCGAGTCGCGCCTTGGCACGCAACAATCCGCTGCGCGCATCCATGATCTCGTGGCTGTGGATCATGACGAGGGTTTGTCCTGCCGTCACCCGGTCACCCACACGCACGGTGACATGAGTGATGCGCCCCTCGGTGATCGAACCGATCGATTCGAACGCGCTGGGATCGAGCATGAGCCGCCCTGGAGCGGTGACCGACGCTTGCCATGGCAGGGTGCGCACCGTGTCGGTGGTGATGTCCGCGATACGCGCGGCCTCCGCCGAGAACGTCATGGTATCGACGGGGGATTCCGTGCCGCCGGCGTGCTCCGTCACTGGCACCTGGGCGGTATTGCCACCACAGGCCATCAGGAGCAGTACCGGGAACAGGTACGGCAACGGCTTCAAAGGCGTGCATGCGTGCATCGTCATCGTCCTGGCACCAACGTGGAAAGCAGCGGGAGATCGAGGGGACTATCGGCATCGAGTCGCGCACCGACGGCCCGTTCGAGTTCGAACCGCGCGAGCCAGGCGTCGACCTGCCATTGCAGGTGCGCCTGCATGGCATCGGCCGAAGCGCGTTCCGCGTCGAGCAGTTCGGTGAGGGAGATGTGCCCTTCGCGATAGGCGATGCGCGCGATGTCGCCCACATCACGTCCGCGCGACCCGAAGGTGCTGGCATCGGGTTGGGTGGCCCGCAGACTGCGGTAGTGCAGCAACGCCACGCGCACGGCACCATGCACCGAGCGCCGGACATCCTCGAGTTGCAGCCGTGCTTCCATCGACTCTCCACGGGCACGCTGTCGCGCGCCGTCATTGCGATTGAAGAACGGCAGCGGCATCGCAATGCCCACCTGCCCGGTCATGACACCACTCGTTTCTTTGGTGCCTCCCTGCAGTTGCACTTCCCCGAACACCCCGCGTTGCTCGGCCGCGAGACGTCGTTCGGTTTCGCGCACGAGGGCTTCCCGGGCGCGTATTTCCGGGCGAGC contains these protein-coding regions:
- a CDS encoding efflux RND transporter periplasmic adaptor subunit, which produces MTMHACTPLKPLPYLFPVLLLMACGGNTAQVPVTEHAGGTESPVDTMTFSAEAARIADITTDTVRTLPWQASVTAPGRLMLDPSAFESIGSITEGRITHVTVRVGDRVTAGQTLVMIHSHEIMDARSGLLRAKARLDAAIAERDLANTSAARAQRLFDARALSRAELERAAVAERVARAGYDEATAERDRAAALVEHLAGTGPLPTGADEHDVLIRTPISGVVTERIAQPGSVVLPGMPLVTVGDPRRLQLQLHLAENAATGIDVGSVVRYALSDAPSVTHTARVTRIAPTIDTLTRTVEVVARPEAVSPARAESFVQAQVLGQGTKPALVVPIGAIQAIGSEMVVFVAEYRGVDLVLRAATVQVGRRSVDRAEVIHGVSSGALVVVRGAAIAKAELMRRRGGLGD